GTTGTCGCCGGTGCCTTCGATCTTGAGCGGGCCGCCCGCGGTGTTGAGCGAGGTGACGGTGCCGGCGGTGGCGAGGCCCTTGGCGTCGTAGCGCTTGCCGACGACGTGGTACTGCAGGATCGGGGCGAGCTGGTCGGGGTTCTTGGCCAGTTCGTTGAACTTCGTGTCGCCGAGGGCGTTGAACGCCGGGTCGGCGGGGGCGAAGACGGTGATGGCCTGCTGGCTGTTGAGCGTGTCGACCAAGTTGGTGGCCTTGACCGCGGCGACCAGCTTGGTCAGCAGCGGGTTCGTCGACGCGGCGGAGGCGACCGGCTGCGGGCCCATGGAGTCGAGCGAGCCGGGGGAGTTGCCCTGCGGCAGCTGCGAACAGGCGGGGCCGAAGACGTCGGCGTTGGTGGTCATGCCGTTGGAGACACCGGAGTCGGCGCTGGACATCGGGGCCGAGGACATCGGCGCGGACGATGCCGGGGCGCTGCCGCTGTCGGTGCTGCTGCCGCAGGCGGCGAGCGCGAGGGCGGCGACGGCGGTGACGCCGATTCCGGCAATACGAAGGGATTTCACGGTAAAGCTCCATTCACAGTGGACAGTTGAGCCAGGACCGGCCTAGTGGGGTCGCCGGGGTGTTTCTCGTGAGGGATTCGGCGCCGGTCGGGAAAAGGATGGGTGGGGAAGGCAACTCTTTCGAATGGGCCGGTCAGGTCGCGATGAACGTGGTGGAGTGCCAGCCGGTGGCGCCGTCGGGGACGGTGCCGGCGCGCGCGTCGGTCTGGGTGTAGCCGGTCTTGTCGGTCGCACGGACGAACACCTGGTGCGTACCGGGTTTCACGGCGATCTGGGTCCACCACATGCGCCAGGTGTTCACGTTGACCTCGGCCGAGAGCGTGGTCCGTTGCCACGGGCTGCCGTCCACTTTGATCTCGACGTCGGCGATGCCGTTGTGCTGTGACCA
The sequence above is a segment of the Amycolatopsis sp. 2-15 genome. Coding sequences within it:
- a CDS encoding fasciclin domain-containing protein, producing MKSLRIAGIGVTAVAALALAACGSSTDSGSAPASSAPMSSAPMSSADSGVSNGMTTNADVFGPACSQLPQGNSPGSLDSMGPQPVASAASTNPLLTKLVAAVKATNLVDTLNSQQAITVFAPADPAFNALGDTKFNELAKNPDQLAPILQYHVVGKRYDAKGLATAGTVTSLNTAGGPLKIEGTGDNMTVNGAKILCGNIPTKNATVFVIDKVLTPGTNKN